The sequence CCTCGGTGGCCTGCCAGGCGAGCAGGGAGCGCCATCGTGGCCGGGCCAGCACGGCCAGGGGGAGCAGCCACAGGGAGTACTGCGGGCTCCACACCTTGTTGGTGAGCAGGAAGATCGCGACGAGCAGGAAGGCGATCTGGGCCACCCGCGGCCGGACCGGTGCGTTCAGCGTGAGCCAGGCGACCACGCCCACGCCGACCAGCAGCGACACCGCGACGGCGACGTTGAGCAGCGCCGGCGACCCGCCCCCGGCCGCCCCGCCGCCGAGCACCCCGCCGCCGAACACGTGCAGGGCCAGGTTCCACAGCGAGTCGGGATCCACCGGCCGGGTGCTGTTGAAGGCGAAGAAGTACCACCAGTTCCCCGGCTCGGCCAGGGCGACGGGCACGTTCACCGCGGCCCAGGCGGCGGCCGCGGCCAGCGCGGTGCGCAGCCAGACCCGCAGCTGCCCGGCGCGCAGGCACAGCAGGAACAACGCCGCCAGCACGAACAGCGGGTAGAGCTTCGCGGCGACCCCCAGCCCCAGCAGGACGCCGGCCAGCACCGGGCGGCGCCGCGCCCAGGCCCACATCCCCAGGGCGGTGAGCGCGGCTGCGAACAGGTCCCAGTTGGTGAAGGCGTGCACGAGCAACAGCGGGGACAGCCCGATGAGGGCCGCGTCCCAGGGTCGGCGGCCGGCGAGCGCCAGCGTGCTCCGCACCACCAGCAGCGCGCAGCCGGTGAGCAGCAGGCAGGTGACGACGTAGTAGCTCTGCACCGGCGGCACCGAGGGCAGCAGGTGCGAGGCGGCGGCCACGCTGTCGTAGCCGCCGGACAGGGCGGCGGCGAACGCCATGAAGCCCCCGGTGAGGACGGGGTACTCGACGGCGACGTCGAGGTAGGGGAGGGCCACGTCGAGCCCGTACAGGCCGAACAGCGGCACGGCGTCCGAGTAGCAGAGGTGCGTGTACTGCACCTGTCCGGGCCAGTTGCCGTCGGAGCACGGTGCCTGCTTGACCCACGCCACCGCGAGCACGAGCGAGGCGAACAGCAGGCACACCCGGAGCGGCGTCCAGAACCACGCGCGGCCGGTCACGGCGTAGCGCCCCCACGGGCCGCCCACGGCCTCGCTGGCCTGCCGGACCACCGGATCGGTCCAGGAGGGGACGACCCGGTCGGGCGTCCAGGGCGCCGGCGTTCCACGTGGAACGAGCACGGGCCCGTCCGCGGTGGCGGACGGGCCCGTGGGCGAGCTGCTCATGCGAGCAGTGTGCGTGATCGGTCAGCGAGCGGGCGGGGGGACGACAGGCCCCGGCGAGCCGCCGACGCCGCCATCGTCCGGGGTGGTCCCGCCGTCCTCCTCGGTCTCCGGCGGCGCCGGTACCGGCGCCGCCGTCTGCGCCGGGGGGCTCGGGGTGGGCGACGTCGTCGTCGGAACCGACGGCGTCGTCGTCTGTGCCGGGGTGCTCCGGGTGGACGGCGCGGCCGGGGTGTTCACCGGCGACGGCGGCGCGGTGGTCGGCGCCGGGACGCCCTCGCCGGAGTCACCGGTGATCAGCGCCCTGTCCGGCAGGTCCTCCTCCGGCACGCCTGCGAGGACGGCGTTCATGTACTCCTGCCAGATGGCGCCGGGCAGGCCTGCGCCGTAGACGATCTGACCGCGGGTGGTCCTGATCGGCTCCCGGACGTCGGTGCCCATCCACACCGCGGTGGAGACCGACGGGGTGTAGCCGACCATCCAGGCGTCGGAGTTGTCCTGGCGGTTGAGGCCCTGGGTACCGGTCTTGCTGGCCACCTCCCGGCCGCCGTCCAGCGCGCGGCGCGAGTAGGACGCGACGTCCTTCAGCGCCACGGTGACGTCGTTGACGACGTCGGCCGGCAGCACCTGCTCACCGGGCTGACCCGCCTGCTCGAGGAGCACTGCGCCCGCGCTGTCGGTGACCTTCGAGACGAAGTAGGCGTCGCGGAAGACGCCACCCGCGGCGAGGGTGGCGAAGCCCTGCGCCTGGTCGAAGGGGCGCATCTCGTACTCGCCGATGCCGATGGACGAGCCGGTTCCGCCGTTGGCGTTCGCCAGCGTCGTGCTGCCTTCGAGGTTGCCGCTCTGCCAGGTGTCGGGCAGGCCGGTCGCCGCGAGGATGGTCTCCCGCACGTTCTCCGGGCCGACCTCGTACGCCAGGCCGTAGAACGTGGTGTTGAGCGAGCGGGTGATGGCCTCGGTCAGCGTGCACGCGCCGCAGCTCACGCCGCCGGAGTTGGTCACCGCCTGCTCCCGATCGGGGAAGGTCTGCGGCGAGCTGCCGTCGCGCCGCGCGCGGATGCCGATGCCCTGCTCCAGCGCCGTGGCCAGGACGTAGGGCTTCACCGAGGAGCCGGGCTGCCGCTGGGCCTGCGCGTAGTCGGTGCCGGTGCCGTTCTGACCACCGTAGTAGGCGATGACCCCACCGGTGCGGGGGTCGATGGACACCAGGGCCGACCGCAGGTTCTCCGGCTCACCGTCCAGCACGTCCGCCGCGCTGCCGGTGGCGGCGTCCTGCGCCGGCTTGCTGATCGTCGTGGTGATCTGCAGACCGCCGGCGTTGATCTCCTGGTCGTCGTAGCCCTTGGCCTCGAGCTCGCGGCGGACCTGCGTGACGATGTGGCCCTCGGGGCCCTCGGGCGTGCCGAGCGGCGAGTCGCCGCGGGGCAGCACCTCCGGGTACACCGAGGCCTCGCGCTCCGCCGCGGTCAGCCAGCCCTCCTCGACCATCGCGTCGAGCACCAGGCCCCAGCGGGTCCGCGCCCCCTCGGGGTTGGTCTCGGGGTCGTTGCCGGACGGGCTGCGGATCAGGACGGCGAGCACCGCGCCCTGCTGCGGGGTCAGCTCGGCGGCCGGGACGCCGAAGTAGGTCTTCGCCGCCGCCTCGATGCCGTAGGCGCCGCGGCCGTAGTAGATGGTGTTCAGGTAGTTCTCGAGGATCTGCTCCTTCGAGAAGTTGTTGTCCAGCTTGATCGCCAGGAAGAGCTCCTGGAACTTGCGGCTGAAGGTCTGGTCGGTGGTCAGGAACGCGTTCTTGACGTACTGCTGGGTGATCGTCGACCCACCCTGCGTCGAGCCACCGGTCAGGTTGTTCCAGGCCGCCCGGACGATGCCGGTGAACGAGATGCCCGGGTCGGTGTAGAAGCTGCGGTTCTCCGCCGCGAGCACCGCGCGCTGCGCGGCCTCGCTGACCTGGGACAGCGGAACGTTGGTCCGGTTCTCGTCGCCCAGCCGCGCCATCTCGGTCACGCCGTCGGAGTAGTAGAGGACCGTCGTCTGCTTGGTCGAGACCGAGTCGGGGCTCGGCACCTCGGTGCTGGCGTAGACGACGCCCACGAAGACGAGGAGGAGGGCGAGCGTCCCGCCCATGACGGCGGCGACGATCTTCAGCCGACGCTTGCGGCCCTGCTTCTTGGTGCCGGTCTTGCCCGTGGTCGCCGGCCGGGCCGGGGGACGGCCTGAGCCGGCGCGCGAGGCGCTCGTGCCGCCCCGGGACGGCGCGGTCCCACCGCGGGCGGCCGCGTTGCGGCCGGCGGGACGGCCCGAGCCACCGGCCGGCGGACGGCCGGAGCCACCGCCGGGCGGGCGGCCGGAGCCGCCACCGCCTCCGGTGTTGCGGGTACGGGCGGCCGGCGGCCGGCGGACCGAGCCGGCCCGCGGTGCCACGGGCGAGGTCTCGTCGTGGCTGGGCACGAGCACACCCCTTCCTGGACTCTCATGATCGACGCCGGGCACCTGCCCGGACACGGAACGTCTTCAGCTGTGGGAGCGGAGCGGGCCCGCGTCGCTGCGGGCCCCGGTCCGCGCGTCACGCGGGCCGGGTGTCGTCCAGCCGGTCACTGCTCGGTGGCTGCCCGACGCCGGCCGCGGCGGGGCCGGCGCCCCGGCTCGGGCTCGGCTCCCAGGACGTACGAGCAGTCCAGGTGGTTCCACCCGCAGCCGCGGCAGACCTCCACCCGGTAGACGGAGAACTCCTCCTGGGCGAGGTCCATACGGGCGAGCTCAGCCTCGGTCTTGGCCTGCCCGGCCACCGGCCCGAGGTGCTCGCCGTACACGTAGTTCACCAGCGTGAGCCGCTCCCGGCGGCACACCGGGCAGGCCACGTCGGTGGGCTGCCCGTGGTACTTCGCGGCGCGGGACAGGTACGGGCTCGCGTCGCACACCTCGAACAACCCGGTGCGACCGGCATGTACTCCCGCCAGGACAGCTCGCCGCTGCAGCGAGTAGTCCACGACGGATCGACGTCCGGGCACGGCGGCCAATGTACGCACCGGCCCGTCCGACGTGCGGTTCCTCGCCGCAGACCGGTCCCGGGCGGCTCACCCGCCCCACCGGCTGCGGCTGCGGGCCGTCGCCGCCTCGATGTATCGTCCCGATACATCGACGTACACGACCGATCGAGGAGGGCGACGTGCTCGAGTTCGCCATCCTCGGTCTGCTGCACCAGGCCCCGATGCACGGCTACGAGCTGCGCAAGCAGCTCGCCCAGGTGCTCGGTGGGCTGCGCAGCATCTCCTACGGCTCGCTGTACCCCGCGCTGCGGCGCATGCAGGCGGCCGGGCTCATCGGCACCGACGAGCCCGATCCTCGTGCGCTGCTGCCGGCCGACGCGCCGCCGCTCACCGGACGGCGCGGGAAGGTGGTCTACACGATCACCGCGGAAGGCAAGGAGCGCTTCCACGAGCTGGTCGGCCAGACCGGCCCGGAGGCCTACGACGACGGCGGGCTCTTCGGCGTCCGCCTGGCCTTCTTCAGGCACACGGCCCACGACGTCCGGCTGCGGATCCTCGAGGGCCGCCGGCGCACCGTGGAGCAGCAGCGGGAGGGCTTGCGGACCTCGTTGAGCCGGACCCGCGAGCGGCTCGACCGCTACACCCTCGAGCTGCAGCGCCATGGCTTGGAGTCGGTGGACCGGGAGGTCCGCTGGCTCTCCGAGCTCATCGACAGCGAGCGCCGGGAGGCGACGGAGCCAGGAGGAGCGCGCCGGGAGGCGACGGAGCCAGGACCACTACGGGGGGAGACGGGCGGGACCACGCCGCCCGACCAGCACGAGGCGGAGCCACCGCCGACCACGTGAGCCGGCCGGCGGGATGTCCGTCCCGCCGGCAGTCAGCACCGGACCGCTCG is a genomic window of Blastococcus sp. HT6-30 containing:
- a CDS encoding glycosyltransferase 87 family protein, whose product is MSSSPTGPSATADGPVLVPRGTPAPWTPDRVVPSWTDPVVRQASEAVGGPWGRYAVTGRAWFWTPLRVCLLFASLVLAVAWVKQAPCSDGNWPGQVQYTHLCYSDAVPLFGLYGLDVALPYLDVAVEYPVLTGGFMAFAAALSGGYDSVAAASHLLPSVPPVQSYYVVTCLLLTGCALLVVRSTLALAGRRPWDAALIGLSPLLLVHAFTNWDLFAAALTALGMWAWARRRPVLAGVLLGLGVAAKLYPLFVLAALFLLCLRAGQLRVWLRTALAAAAAWAAVNVPVALAEPGNWWYFFAFNSTRPVDPDSLWNLALHVFGGGVLGGGAAGGGSPALLNVAVAVSLLVGVGVVAWLTLNAPVRPRVAQIAFLLVAIFLLTNKVWSPQYSLWLLPLAVLARPRWRSLLAWQATEALLWVPRMLWYLGTENNGIDVEWFFLAVVVRDVAVVVLMALVVRDVLDPDRDVVRTSWPGVDDPAGGVLDGAVTARSVRRWHGGPPERTAARCRPGLR
- a CDS encoding transglycosylase domain-containing protein, translating into MPSHDETSPVAPRAGSVRRPPAARTRNTGGGGGSGRPPGGGSGRPPAGGSGRPAGRNAAARGGTAPSRGGTSASRAGSGRPPARPATTGKTGTKKQGRKRRLKIVAAVMGGTLALLLVFVGVVYASTEVPSPDSVSTKQTTVLYYSDGVTEMARLGDENRTNVPLSQVSEAAQRAVLAAENRSFYTDPGISFTGIVRAAWNNLTGGSTQGGSTITQQYVKNAFLTTDQTFSRKFQELFLAIKLDNNFSKEQILENYLNTIYYGRGAYGIEAAAKTYFGVPAAELTPQQGAVLAVLIRSPSGNDPETNPEGARTRWGLVLDAMVEEGWLTAAEREASVYPEVLPRGDSPLGTPEGPEGHIVTQVRRELEAKGYDDQEINAGGLQITTTISKPAQDAATGSAADVLDGEPENLRSALVSIDPRTGGVIAYYGGQNGTGTDYAQAQRQPGSSVKPYVLATALEQGIGIRARRDGSSPQTFPDREQAVTNSGGVSCGACTLTEAITRSLNTTFYGLAYEVGPENVRETILAATGLPDTWQSGNLEGSTTLANANGGTGSSIGIGEYEMRPFDQAQGFATLAAGGVFRDAYFVSKVTDSAGAVLLEQAGQPGEQVLPADVVNDVTVALKDVASYSRRALDGGREVASKTGTQGLNRQDNSDAWMVGYTPSVSTAVWMGTDVREPIRTTRGQIVYGAGLPGAIWQEYMNAVLAGVPEEDLPDRALITGDSGEGVPAPTTAPPSPVNTPAAPSTRSTPAQTTTPSVPTTTSPTPSPPAQTAAPVPAPPETEEDGGTTPDDGGVGGSPGPVVPPPAR
- a CDS encoding DUF5318 family protein, with amino-acid sequence MPGRRSVVDYSLQRRAVLAGVHAGRTGLFEVCDASPYLSRAAKYHGQPTDVACPVCRRERLTLVNYVYGEHLGPVAGQAKTEAELARMDLAQEEFSVYRVEVCRGCGWNHLDCSYVLGAEPEPGRRPRRGRRRAATEQ
- a CDS encoding PadR family transcriptional regulator produces the protein MLEFAILGLLHQAPMHGYELRKQLAQVLGGLRSISYGSLYPALRRMQAAGLIGTDEPDPRALLPADAPPLTGRRGKVVYTITAEGKERFHELVGQTGPEAYDDGGLFGVRLAFFRHTAHDVRLRILEGRRRTVEQQREGLRTSLSRTRERLDRYTLELQRHGLESVDREVRWLSELIDSERREATEPGGARREATEPGPLRGETGGTTPPDQHEAEPPPTT